The genomic region CGGCGTGCGAGTGGAAGGGCCGGGCGACCTACGCGGACCTCGTCGTCGGCGACGTCACGCGTCGCGAGGCGGCGTGGACATACCGATCGCCTGTGCCCTCGTTCGCCGGGCTGAAGGACCACTGGTCGTTCTACCCGTCGCGCGTCGACCGCTGCACCATCGGCGACTGGGTCGTCGAGGCGCAGGAGGGCGACTTCTACGGCGGCTGGAAGACGCCCAACCTCGTCGGCCCATTCAAAGGCGGAGCCGGGACGTGGGGCTGGTAAGGCACCATCTATCATCCCGAGCGCAGACGAGGTCCTTCGACTCGCTGCGCTCGCTCAGGATGACGGCGATTATTCGCTCAGGCTCTTGATGTCCTGGAAGGTCGGGGCGAGTCGCTCGTACTGCTTGGCGTAGACCTCGACGTACTTCTTGTACGCCTCGGCCGAACGCTTCTTGGGACGAACGACGTCGCCAGCCTTGATGAGCTGCTTGCACGCGGCTGGGACGGACTTGTAGTTGCCCAGGCCCACGCCGGCGAGCAGGGCCGCACCGAAGGCTGCACCTTCTTCGCTGTTGGTAGTGGCGACCGGGGCGTCGTAGATGTCGGCCTGAAGCTGACGCCAGAACGCGCTCTTGGCCCCGCCGCCGGTGGTGCGGACCTGCCGGATGTTGACGCCCATCTCGCCGCGCATGATTTCCAGCATGCGGCCCATGTTGTACGTGACGCCTTCGATGAGGCTCCGCACGAGGTGGGCCGGCTGGGTCCGACGCGTCATGCCGATCCAGCACGCGCGGGCGTCGGGGTCCGGATACGGGCACCGCTCGCCGGTCAGGAAGGGCATGAAGAACAGGCCTTCGCTGCCGATGGGAGCCTTTTCCGCCATCTTGACGAGGTTGTCGAAGACGGCGTCCG from Planctomycetota bacterium harbors:
- a CDS encoding DUF427 domain-containing protein produces the protein MRHPKRIEPGPGQESVWDYPRPPRLEPVGQRVTVELAGKTIADSMAALRVLETSHPPTIYIPPADVRLELLAETGRSSACEWKGRATYADLVVGDVTRREAAWTYRSPVPSFAGLKDHWSFYPSRVDRCTIGDWVVEAQEGDFYGGWKTPNLVGPFKGGAGTWGW